One Cryptomeria japonica chromosome 9, Sugi_1.0, whole genome shotgun sequence genomic window carries:
- the LOC131038643 gene encoding transcription factor MYB20, whose translation MGCHSCCQKQKFKKGLWSPEEDQKLRGYLMRYGHAGCWSAVPKQAGLERCGKSCRLRWINYLRPGLKRGAFSLHEEKVIIEAHAVLGNRWSQIAARLPGRTDNEIKNFWNSSIKKKLKLMGIDPVSHKPLKENSSCTDKDSDDSKSTPSKIHPTHVLQTEPPHFQTSFLLPDMQDTTGTDLSNIGIEDSMPSLKSEEEIDQNELYGALPNSNCAASLPKIFFSEWLSQSSTSQENSEHSNSVHDYHVFQNIAFPCPDHFTGLVETSSTVSNIIPQLKLELGEIQSSIGADQLSKQCITQMTSDIVSGNVGFNCEDVYDFGSVSEYHSNVEADYSNSVMLSQENLSCYSVKTSAGKDNMGVSTELFWDNGRASSSNSSSYNNLHEMDNAELFWR comes from the exons ATGGGGTGTCATTCATGTTGCCAAAAGCAGAAATTCAAGAAAGGTTTATGGTCCCCTGAGGAGGATCagaaattaagaggttatttgaTGAGATATGGTCATGCTGGCTGCTGGAGTGCAGTCCCTAAACAAGCAG GGCTTGAACGGTGTGGGAAAAGTTGCAGGCTTCGATGGATAAACTACTTGAGACCAGGTCTGAAAAGAGGTGCATTCTCACTGCATGAAGAAAAGGTTATCATCGAAGCACACGCTGTGCTTGGAAACAG GTGGTCACAGATAGCTGCGAGATTGCCAGGGAGAACTGATAATGAGATCAAGAATTTCTGGAATTCAAGCATCAAAAAGAAGCTGAAGCTAATGGGAATCGACCCTGTGAGTCACAAACCTCTAAAAGAAAACAGCAGCTGCACAGATAAAGATTCAGATGATAGCAAATCTACACCATCAAAGATTCATCCAACACATGTTTTGCAAACAGAGCCTCCTCATTTCCAAACATCATTTCTGCTCCCAGATATGCAAGATACCACAGGAACAGATTTGAGTAACATTGGCATAGAGGATTCAATGCCATCTTTGAAAAGTGAAGAGGAAATAGATCAGAATGAATTGTATGGTGCTTTACCCAATTCAAACTGTGCTGCATCTCTGCCAAAGATCTTCTTCTCAGAATGGTTATCACAGTCATCAACAAGTCAGGAGAATTCAGAGCACAGCAATTCTGTTCATGATTATCATGTGTTCCAAAACATTGCATTTCCTTGCCCTGATCATTTCACAGGGCTTGTTGAGACTTCTTCCACTGTTAGTAATATCATTCCTCAACTCAAGTTGGAATTGGGTGAAATACAGTCCTCCATTGGTGCAGATCAGTTATCCAAACAGTGCATCACCCAGATGACATCTGATATAGTTTCTGGTAATGTGGGATTCAATTGTGAGGATGTTTATGATTTTGGTTCAGTTTCTGAGTATCATAGTAATGTTGAAGCTGATTACAGTAATTCTGTCATGTTGTCGCAAGAAAACCTGTCATGTTATTCAGTGAAGACAAGTGCAGGAAAAGATAATATGGGTGTCAGTACTGAGTTGTTCTGGGATAATGGAAGAGCTAGCAGCAGTAACAGTAGCAGCTATAATAACCTCCATGAAATGGACAATGCAGAATTGTTTTGGAGATAG